In Anabas testudineus chromosome 12, fAnaTes1.2, whole genome shotgun sequence, one genomic interval encodes:
- the il7r gene encoding interleukin-7 receptor subunit alpha isoform X1, whose protein sequence is MVSSCRMALLLLLLLLLLAGTRAQSGDRDTDMDPTITCTSDITTEGNNLTCRLLGGQNHNEDDEDDESDSIEKMHLCYTDYSREQDVCLEGVGDSIGFTAPVFVDFNLTVTLKGGGSINKKIDLRKIVKPRSPYVKRVLFNLDSNQAVISIQTPYHNEYLKIENQLFQLHICTTGSEMTQNLSASDSMKIDMKSIQRDAEYRVKVRAIPINYLQGSWSEWSETYSFITPAGVGEEKVKQQTDERQKGYILIVCLVSSVVVAFSAVFLWKNKIFTYMWPSIPHPKHTLVQICKPNKQGLLLNFKPEVFSALKVYPVEKTEEEPGEEAEPSANPAAADETRSNNPSSTQSSDCRSTTSVSTEELELSALLSSSDAEETLQSTSPSPINMLQHSGGRSPQPERSEGGNQAKVFGVHQQEEAYVTMSSFYQIK, encoded by the exons ATGGTGTCTAGCTGCAGgatggctctgctgctgctgctgctgctgctgcttctggcTGGAACTCGGGCTCAGagtggagacagagacactgacatgG ATCCCACAATAACCTGCACCTCTGACATCACCACCGAAGGAAACAATCTGACCTGTCGGCTGCTTGGAGGCCAAAACCACAACGAGGATGATGAAGACGACGAGAGCGACAGCATAGAGAAGATGCACCTGTG CTACACTGACTACAGCAGAGAACAGGACGTGTGTTTGGAGGGTGTTGGCGACTCGATCGGCTTCACTGCACCGGTTTTCGTTGACTTCAATCTGACTGTGACCTTAAAGGGAGGAGGCAGCATTAACAAAAAGATCGACCTGAGGAAAATAG TGAAACCAAGAAGTCCTTACGTGAAGAGAGTCCTTTTCAACCTGGACTCTAACCAGGCAGTCATTTCTATTCAGACTCCGTATCACAATGAGTACCTGAAAATAGAAAACCAGCTCTTCCAGCTGCACATCTGCACCACAGGCAGTGAAATG ACTCAGAACTTGTCGGCATCAGACAGTATGAAGATCGACATGAAGAGCATCCAGAGAGACGCAGAGTATCGTGTCAAGGTGCGAGCGATACCGATTAATTACCTGCAGGGCAGCTGGAGTGAGTGGAGTGAAACCTACAGTTTCATTACTCCTGCTGGTGTCGGTG aagagaaagtcaaacaacagacagatgaaCGTCAGAAGGGCTACATCCTGATCGTGTGTCTCGTCTCCTCGGTGGTGGTGGCCTTCAGCGCTGTTTTCCTCTGGAAAAACAA AATATTCACCTACATGTGGCCGAGCATCCCGCATCCTAAACACACCCTGGTGCAGATCTGCAAGCCAAATAAA CAGGGCCTTCTGCTGAACTTCAAACCAGAGGTGTTCAGTGCCCTTAAAGTCTACCCAGTGGAGAAAACCGAAGAAGAGCCAGGTGAGGAGGCAGAGCCTTCAGCGaatccagctgctgcagatgagaCTCGATCAAACAACCCCAGCTCCACCCAGAGCTCCGACTGCAGGAGCACCACCAGTGTCAGCACTGAGGAGCTGGAGCTCTCTGCCCTGCTGAGCTCCTCTGATGCAGAGGAGACTCTGCAGAGCACCAGTCCATCCCCCATCAACATGCTGCAGCACAGCGGTGGACGTTCCCCTCAGCCCGAACGCAGCGAAGGAGGAAACCAGGCCAAGGTGTTTGGAGTCCATCAGCAGGAGGAGGCGTACGTCACCATGTCCAGCTTCTATCAGATCAAATAG
- the il7r gene encoding interleukin-7 receptor subunit alpha isoform X2, with protein MVSSCRMALLLLLLLLLLAGTRAQSGDRDTDMDPTITCTSDITTEGNNLTCRLLGGQNHNEDDEDDESDSIEKMHLCYTDYSREQDVCLEGVGDSIGFTAPVFVDFNLTVTLKGGGSINKKIDLRKIVKPRSPYVKRVLFNLDSNQAVISIQTPYHNEYLKIENQLFQLHICTTGSEMTQNLSASDSMKIDMKSIQRDAEYRVKVRAIPINYLQGSWSEWSETYSFITPAGVGEEKVKQQTDERQKGYILIVCLVSSVVVAFSAVFLWKNKIFTYMWPSIPHPKHTLVQICKPNKGLLLNFKPEVFSALKVYPVEKTEEEPGEEAEPSANPAAADETRSNNPSSTQSSDCRSTTSVSTEELELSALLSSSDAEETLQSTSPSPINMLQHSGGRSPQPERSEGGNQAKVFGVHQQEEAYVTMSSFYQIK; from the exons ATGGTGTCTAGCTGCAGgatggctctgctgctgctgctgctgctgctgcttctggcTGGAACTCGGGCTCAGagtggagacagagacactgacatgG ATCCCACAATAACCTGCACCTCTGACATCACCACCGAAGGAAACAATCTGACCTGTCGGCTGCTTGGAGGCCAAAACCACAACGAGGATGATGAAGACGACGAGAGCGACAGCATAGAGAAGATGCACCTGTG CTACACTGACTACAGCAGAGAACAGGACGTGTGTTTGGAGGGTGTTGGCGACTCGATCGGCTTCACTGCACCGGTTTTCGTTGACTTCAATCTGACTGTGACCTTAAAGGGAGGAGGCAGCATTAACAAAAAGATCGACCTGAGGAAAATAG TGAAACCAAGAAGTCCTTACGTGAAGAGAGTCCTTTTCAACCTGGACTCTAACCAGGCAGTCATTTCTATTCAGACTCCGTATCACAATGAGTACCTGAAAATAGAAAACCAGCTCTTCCAGCTGCACATCTGCACCACAGGCAGTGAAATG ACTCAGAACTTGTCGGCATCAGACAGTATGAAGATCGACATGAAGAGCATCCAGAGAGACGCAGAGTATCGTGTCAAGGTGCGAGCGATACCGATTAATTACCTGCAGGGCAGCTGGAGTGAGTGGAGTGAAACCTACAGTTTCATTACTCCTGCTGGTGTCGGTG aagagaaagtcaaacaacagacagatgaaCGTCAGAAGGGCTACATCCTGATCGTGTGTCTCGTCTCCTCGGTGGTGGTGGCCTTCAGCGCTGTTTTCCTCTGGAAAAACAA AATATTCACCTACATGTGGCCGAGCATCCCGCATCCTAAACACACCCTGGTGCAGATCTGCAAGCCAAATAAA GGCCTTCTGCTGAACTTCAAACCAGAGGTGTTCAGTGCCCTTAAAGTCTACCCAGTGGAGAAAACCGAAGAAGAGCCAGGTGAGGAGGCAGAGCCTTCAGCGaatccagctgctgcagatgagaCTCGATCAAACAACCCCAGCTCCACCCAGAGCTCCGACTGCAGGAGCACCACCAGTGTCAGCACTGAGGAGCTGGAGCTCTCTGCCCTGCTGAGCTCCTCTGATGCAGAGGAGACTCTGCAGAGCACCAGTCCATCCCCCATCAACATGCTGCAGCACAGCGGTGGACGTTCCCCTCAGCCCGAACGCAGCGAAGGAGGAAACCAGGCCAAGGTGTTTGGAGTCCATCAGCAGGAGGAGGCGTACGTCACCATGTCCAGCTTCTATCAGATCAAATAG